The nucleotide sequence CCGTGAGGGAGCTGCTGTTGCTCTCATCCCGAACGGGGTCAGCTCTGTCGGGGCGCGGCTTGGCTTTGTTAGGGCGCGACTGGTAGACCCCCGGCTTCAGCCGGGGGCCGGGCTTCAGCCCGAGCCGCGCCATCCCCGCTCTACCCCTCTGTCATCCTGAGGGGGCTTTAGCCCCCGAAGGACCTCCGAGCTGCTGGCGCCACGACTCAGTTTGGATGGATTTCAACCAAAAGGTATCAGGGCGCGGCATCAGCTCCGCGCTCTTCACAACTCCGCTTTCTTGAACTCCGCCGCCATGAACTTCAGGAATCGCCGCCGTTCTTCCGGTTCCATCCGCTCGACCTGCGGCAACAAGCGGAGCCTCTGCCGCATCACCAGCTCCCGCCCCCAGTTCAGCACCATGGACCCCATCCGCGCCTCTGTAAGGATCGCGATACTCTCCACCAGCTTCCGCAGGTACGGGTTCCGCAGCCGCTCCATGCTGACCTCATACCCGTTGACCGCGAACGGCTCGAACGACAGCACCTCCAACGTGATGTCCGCGCCCTCGGCCAGCAGGCTCTGGAACAGGCGGTTCAGCCGCAGGTTGGTCTCTCCCCGGCGTCCCGCCCACAACACGCCGCGCAGCCGCCGTATCACACAATCAGTCTCGCCGACGTAGACCACGCTCGGCACTCGCGGTCTGTCCAAGCGCCAGCAATACACCGCCGGCCCCTGATACCTTTCTCTCAGATACTTTGTCGTCTTCTGCGGAAATCGGTACGGTTCACCGACGCCCGCCAGCACCGGCGTCCACCGCATCTCGATATCAAGTTCCTTTGCCATTGCAACTACCGCAGTGTAATCCCTCCCCACCGTCATCCCCTCCCAAGTGTCAACCCGAGTGGGCTTCAGCCCGCGAGGGACCTGCTTTTCCTCCCCAGTGTCATCCGAGTGGCTGGTAGCCTGGGCCTTCAGAGCCTGTGTGAGAACTCGATTTCTAGCAGCACGGTGGAACAATTCGCGCAGATCCAGCCCGCGGAGCGGGCGGAATACGTTAGCCCAGCCCGGAAGGGCTGGGTAAATTGGAAAGAATGGACGAGCCCCGTAGGGGCGACATAGTTCTCACACACACACTCTTCAGCCCCAGGTCTCCGCGAGGGACCTGCTGTTTGTTGGGGCGCGGCCGGTAGACCCTCGGCTTCAGCCGGGGGCCGGGCTTCAGCCCGAGCCGCGCCAACAGCTACCCCTAAAGTGAGCGGCTTTAGCCGCTGAGGGACATGCTGTTCCTCCCCAGTGTCATCCCGAACGGCTGGTAGCCTTGGGCTTCAGCCCAAGGTGAGGGACCTGCTTTTCACCACCACCACCCCAGTGTCATCCCGAACCGACTTCAGTCGCTGAGGGACCTGCTTTTCGCTGATTAACCCAGTGGCATCTCCGACCTTAGCTGTTCCTTCGTGAGCCAAGCATCTGCACGGAAACTTTCGAAAACGTGCCATTACAATGTTCGAAGGGGGATTCCCCGCAATGAGCGACATCAAAGTCGTCCTCAAACAAACGGTCTTAGAAGGATCGGCTCAACCAGACCTTCTGCAGAGAGTCGCAACCGTTTACCTTGACGGCAGCGAATATCGTATTTCGGCTCCGCCAGAAGCCAAGGGCGACGCCCTAGATTGGGTGTCACATTTTACGGTCAGACAACTCGTGGACTTCGGCTCAGAGATCGAAATCCACGATGCCATTGGTGTTCTCGCCCTAAGAGCCACTCAAGAAGAACTCGAAAAAGGGAAGAGAGCTAGTAAGAGAGCACTCGGGGCGCACCCTGACGGGGTTCATTGCAGCGCCCAGATATGCCTGAACGGACATGTCCAGCACTGCGACGGTGCGTCATTCGAGTCAAACGTCCACTGCACGAGGTGCGGCGCTCCTTGTATTGACGAGTGCCCTCGCTGTAAAGAGCCGATTCGTGGAGCTGACAAGTACAAGCCCGTAGATATGTATTCCCGTCCTCAGTTTTGTCACGCCTGTGGACGTCCATATCCATGGATGGAAGATCGCCTCAACACCGCTCGTGAATTGCTTGACCATGACGACAAGCTATCGCTCGATGATCGGAAAAACCTTTGGGGTGACCTGCAATATGTCATGTCAGACCCCAGAGCCGACCTCGTCCCGGCTAAGAAGAAGCTGATTGGCATTAGGCTGGAGAAGGCGACCGAGTACGTGAGAGAAGCCATCTTGGACTTGATTGCAAAAGCCACGGCGGAGGTTTTGAAGGGTTAGCGCTAGTGGCGCCAGTCGCCCACAGGTCGTCAATTTTGCCGATCCCAAGGGGGCCGCTGCCCCCCGTGGACTTCCATATACGCTCTGCGGAATTGGCCTTCCATCCGTTGCGCTTCCGCCTTACTCTTTGCTTGAATCCATGCGACCTCTACGCATTCGACCATTTCATTGTCATAGAGTTCCAAGAACACTCGATGCGTTGTAGCACCGCCCCATCCACACAGAAAATTCATCACGATCCGCTGTCGCAGGTGTTGGGTGTGGCCGTACTTCAAGATCTCTCTTGTGGTGCAGTGCCGGATTGCATAAACAGCAGGAACATTGCCATAGTTGGGAAGGTCTGCAATGCAGAGCCGATACATTGGAATCCAGCGATCAAATGAATTCTGACTCTTTGCCATATCAATACCTCCGCGGCGGGTGGCCCACCTTTCAGGGCGAGTATAGAACCGGGCTGCCTCGCAGGGCGGGTGGCCCAGGCAACGCCGGGTATGTTACATCCCTGTACGGATGGGGGTGCCCCACCCAACGCGGTTTTCGTTGGGTGGGCGTGACTCTGCTTTGGCGCTTTGGCAGTCGATTTCTAAAGAATGGTCGGGGCGACAGGATTTGAACCTGTGACCCCCTGCGCCCAAGGATTGCACGCACGAGAACTCAACAACTTACGCTGGAGTGCTACTGGGGTTGACGAATGATGATGGCGAATCGTCAATCCAAGGACTTGCGCGAGGGGGCGTGATCATCGGTAGCACTCGGTAAGGTTTGGTGGTGGGCACAAAACTGGGCACAGTGTTGAGCCGGGGGCCCCTTCGGGGAACCCCATCTTCGAGAGTCGAGTCCCCCTCGTTTTCCCAGGTGACGGTGAATGTGTGCAGGAGCCCCGACCTCACATACCTGGGCCTGGAAACGTCCAAAGCGGCTTTGGCCCTCCAGGGTTCCTACTGGTTGTCAACCGAACCCATGGCACCGGATTCCGCTTCCATCCGAGCAAGAGATTCCGGAGACCAAACTAATGCCCAATCTCGCTTAGCATTTTGAATGGCATCTCGTAGACCCTCAATCTTGAACCGTTCTTCCTGAACCTCAAGAGCTACGAACAAGCAGTTGTGCGCTGTTATGAGAGCTTGGTCAGCTTCATCCGGCTGGGACTCTCGCTTGAAGCCCATCTGTCCGTTAGACAGTTCCAGCCGTTCGGTCATCGCACGATACGTACCGTGAGTATGTCTTAGCGGGAAAAAGTAGCCCGGAACAATCAGTGAGCCGATAGCCCCCGTCTTTTTTGCCATCGAAACGAAGTCCAGCTTGCTCCATGTGTGCCCTACTCGCTTTTCCTCGCAGATCGTGGACTTGCACGATTTCACCATGAACCTGTTCTTCACCTCTGCGTACCTTCGTTCTATGTCCGCCACCATCTCCGCTGGCAACGCACTCTCACCGAATGTGTCAAGGATTGGCTTCATCAGCTTGTACTGTTGCACCCGGTCGAACTCAAAGAATGCCTGGAGTTCTTCGGGGTGGTCGTGGAGGTACTTGAGGGTAACGGCGTGCTCGTACATGGAGCGCAGGAGCTTCATGGCCCCGTAGCCATACCCGTTTGCCGCCATCAGGAAGACTTCCATGAAGTCTTCCGCCACCAGTGAGCCGTAGAAGTACACAAACTTGTCTATCGGCGTATCCATCACCTGTGTTCGAGCAAACGCTAAGTTGACGGCGTCTCCAAGCCGGGACATGACCGTCGCCCAGTGTGGGTGGCGTTGATCAAAGGCGGTTGCTGCGTCTTCAAATCCATAGAGCGACATAGGCGAGTAGGAGCCACTCCTGGCTCAAGTTCTAACGACCAAACACAAAATCAGATTCACTGTGCCTGTTCCACGAACTGGCCCATGGCGAGGAGCAAACGTTTCACGATGCGCCTCCGTTGTGATGTCTCCACACGGCCCGAGATTCATTGTCACCTGCAATGTTGAAGTCGTTTGTCTTTTGTTGCTCATTTCGTCGCGCATGGAAAAGCCTTCCTTAGGGCTTGCTGGGCAAGGATGGTGGTCAGTTTGTGGGCTTGCTCCGGGTGATCTTTGATCCATTTGCTGATGATTCGCGCCACTTGAACTGTCTGGACGTCCGCGCTCGGTAGGCAGATGTTACCGTCGGCCAGCAACAATGCGTGTTCTAGACCTTCGGTGTAGCCAGCACAATACGCAAACTGAAAAAAGCCCTCAGGGTCACTCCCGGAGCCGGTGGTCTTGCCATCCACAAACTCAGCGCATCTTAGAACATAGTCATTTCCAAAGGCGACGGAAGGACGTTCAGATGCAAAGACACGACTGCAAACGGCGAGAACGGCGAAAGCGCAACCTGAAACGAGCACAAGACAAACCAGCAAACGCTTCATAGGTGATACACGACTCCTTTCCGATGAGCATCTCGGTCCCGAACAACCGTGCTTAGTCCGGGGGACACCATACTACTAGACAGAGAATCTTCGGGGCCGCAGCGGAGGATCAGCCGCAACTCACGAAGGTGAGGTAGTTGGACTGAAGCGGCCCGAATTCTATCGCGGACACCGAGGATGTCTGTGATGCTGGTCACGGATAAACACTGACGTGAGTCTTTCGTACACCCAGATGAGCCAAAATAGGCTGGAGCACTCCGGTTCTGGAAGGGCGTGCTCGGCTTTCTCTTCGGTGCTAACATCCGACCAGCTGTGGCCAGACGAGAAACGCGCTCGATACGCTGCCATTCGTGAGCGGATGGCTGACGGCTCCGAGGGCGCTCGTATGCGGCGAATCAAAGGCGGCGGGTGGCCCGTCCTTCGACTGAGCAGTATAGGACTGTTTTCGTTGAATTGGTCGGGGCGACAGGATTTGAGCCTGTGACCTCCTGCGCCCAAGGCAGGTGCGCTCTCAGGCTGCGCTTACCTGGTTCCCCGCCTACTCCTTGGGCCCAGCCTCTTTTTCCCGTCGCTCCCTGACCCAACCTTCTTTCACGACCTGGCGGCCGCGCCCGATGGCCAGCGATTCCGCGGGGACATCGTCGGTGATGCAGGAGCCGGCTCCGACGTAAGCGCCGCGCCCGATGCGCACCGGGGCGACCAGAGTGGCGTCGCTGCCGATGAAGGCCCCGTCGTCGATCACGGTGGCGTGCTTTTCCGTGCCGTCGAAGTTGCAGGTGATGGTCCCGGCGCCGATGTTGACGCCGTCGCCGATGAGCGCGTCTCCCAGATAGGTAAGGTGATTGGCCTTTGAACCTTTGCCGACCCGCGCTTTCTTGGTTTCCACGAAGTTGCCGATGTGCGCGCCTTCGCCGATCTCGCTGCCAGGACGCAGCCGGGCGAATGGGCCGATGATCGCCCGCGCTTCCACCCGCGCCTGCTCCAGCATGCAGTGGGCGCGAACTTCGACGCCATCGCCGATCTCGGAACTTTCGATGATGGTGTAGGAGCGGATGCGGCAATCCGATCCGATCTTCGACTTGCCCAGGATCTGGACGAAGGGCTCGATCACCGTGTCCGGCGCGATCTTCACGTCGGCGTCGATGGCGCACGTCTCCGGCTTGTAGATGGAGACGCCGCTGGCCATCAGCTCGTAGCACTTGGCCATGCGCATGTGCTGGTCGAGCATGGAGAGCTCCAGCCGCGTGTTGCTGCCCAGAACTTCTTCGGGGTTCTCCGCGGGCAGGGCCACGACCTTTAGCTTGGCGCGCACGAATAGCGCCGCCATGTCCGTCAGGTAGTACTCCTTGTGCGCGTTATCGGTCTTGAGCTTGCCGATGCGGGCGAACAGAGGCTTGCTTTCGAATGCGTAGATGCCGGAATTCACCTCGCGCAACTTGCGCTGCGGCGGGGTCAGCTTTTTCTCCTCGACGATGGCCGACACCTCGGCGCCTTTTCCATTTTTTCTGATGATCCGGCCATACCCGTGCGGCTTCTCGATCTCGGCGGTGAGGATGGTCATGGCGGCGCGTTGTGCGCGATGAAAATCGCGCAGCCGCTCGATGGTTCCCGCCCAGATCAGGGGCACGTCGCCGGACAGCACCAGGAACCGGTCGTACTTCGACAGCGCGTCGCGGGCCACCATGATGGCGTGCCCGGTCCCGCGCTGCGGCTCCTGGACGATGAAGTTCACCCCGGTGTCGCCGACCTTGTCCCGCACCCGGTCGGCCTCGTGCCCGATGATGACGTAAATGTCGCTGGCGGGAACGACCTTGTTCGCCGCAGCGATCACGTGCGCCAGCATCGGCTTGCCACCCACTTCGTGCAGCACCTTGGGGTACTTCGATTTCAGGCGCGTGCCCTTGCCGGCGGCCATGATGGCGATGGCGAACTTGCCGGCGGACTTGGCAGGAGTGCTCTTGGTCTTAGCCACAAAGATCCTCGCTCCGATCCTCGGCGCTCTCAAGCCGCCAGTACACAGAGGCACTTGGAGGAAGCAGAATGATGAAGACTAGCCGCCTATGTTAACGCGGTCGCGGACGGCTCCGGAAGTTTCTCCCTGCCCGGGCGACTTGGGCTCGGTGACGACGGGGACGCCGCAGGCGAGGTTCAACAGGGCCTGGGCCACGCGACCGGTGGCATGGCGCGCCACGGGCCCTTCCTCGAGGAAGTCACCGGCCACCACCCGCACTCCCAGTTCCTCGATGGCGGCCGCGTCGCAGACGGTCTGGGACGCGCCTTCCAGCGCGTACTTGGCCTTGAGGTGCGGCGAAAGAGGAGCGCGATTGATCAGGGCGAAGGCGAAGATCTGCTGCCGCGCGTGCTTGTAGATGGCCTTGATGTGTTCGGCGGCGGTGAGCCCCAAGCTCTCGTTGGCCTGCGTCATCAGGTTGCAGACGAAAACCTTTACCGCCCGCGAACCGGCGATGGCTTCGGGAATAGCGCGGACCAGCATGTTCGTCGCCAGGCTGGTGAACAGCGACCCCGGCCCGACGGTGATCAGATCCGCCCGCTCGATGGCGGCGATCGCTTCCGGGATCGGCTCCGCGTCGGCCGGGACCATCCGCAATTCGGCGATCCGACCCCGGCTGGCGGTGATCTTGGTCTCGCCCTGCACGCGCGATCCGTCCACCATCAGGGCGTCGAGTTGCACATTCGAGGTCGTCGCCGGGTAGATGTGCCCGCGCGAGGCGAGAACGCCGGCCGACAACTTGACCGCTTCGGCGAAATCTCCGGTCACCGCGGCCATCGCGGTGAGGAACAGATTTCCGAAACTGTGTCCTTCCAGGCCGGTCCCGCTTCCGCCGGGGAAGCGGTATTGGAAGAGCTTGGAGAGCAGCGCCTCGTCCTCCGCCACCGCCACCATGCAGTTGCGGATGTCTCCCGGCGGCAGGATGTTGAACTCCTTGCGCAGGCGCCCGCTGGAGCCGCCGTCGTCGGTGACCGTCACAATGGCGCTGAGTTCGGCGATGTAGGGGCCCTGCCCGGGAATCGCCCCGGGAGCGGGAACATATTCCTTCAGGCCTTTGAGCAGGGTAGAGAGCCCCGTGCCGCCGCCGATGGCGACCACACGAAGTCCGCGCGCGGTCTCCGGGTTCTCCCCGCTTTTTGGCACAGGCATGGCTTGATTCTACCGCTTCCAGGAAGGCGTGGCGGGAGGGGTTTCCGGTCCCGGCTCCGGATAGAGCAACTCGGTGAATCGTGGATCGTCTGCCAGGTTCTGAAAATCGGTGTCGTTGCGCGCATGGATGCGGTGCGCCGGATTCAGCCGGATGGCCTGGTCCAGGCGCCGCAGCGAATCTTCCACCCGGCCTTGCAGACAGTCGAGCACCGCCAGGCCGTAGATGGCGTAGTCGGCCTTCGCATTCTGCTTCAGGATCTTCTCCAGGTGCGTCCGTGCCTCGTCGTAATCGCCCTGATTCATGAGGGCAACGGCGTAATCGTAATGTTCTTCCGACGTTTTGAAAGTCGTGCTGGTGCGCGCCATTTGCTGGTTGCAGATGCTGAAATGGATCGCGGCGCGGTCTGCGAGTTCGCGGCTCGGACCCTCCACAACCTTTTGCAGAAAGGTCTTGGCGCGCTCGAATTTTCGCTCCTGCATGGCCTTGAGGCCGGCCTGGTAGTTTTGCACAGCTGAGGAAAACCTGGGATCTTCCATGATCGAGGGCTTGCGCTGGAGTTCGTGCGGAGGCGCCGCTGCCCGCTTCGATTTCCTCGCAACAGTCTTATGTTTCTTAGACTTAGGGGAGGAACGTTTAACCTTTGCTGCGGCTTTCTTTTTCATCAGGTTGTAACCTTGGCAGGCTGGCCGCAGCGGGAGCGTGAGACCCCTGTGGAAAACTCATTTTTCGGGGCTCACAGCGGCTGCCTCGATGCATGTGCGCTGGAGTTATACGCGCAATTCTTGCCGCCCGTCAACCCAAGTTGGGAATGCACCATTCTTGGTGCAAATCGGCTCCCGACACACTGACTCCTGGCTGCCGGCCCCGGCCTCTTAGTTGATGTCGAGAGCTTTCTGCAGATCGATCTGCTGCCACTCGCTGCGCTCGATGCCCTCGCGGATCTGCGCCGGAGTCTTCTTCGCCTTGTTCATCTTGTAGGCGTAGAAAAGTTCCTGCAGGCAGGTGCCGCAGTGGGCGCCGTGGTCGCCGGCGAAGCAGCTGTGCAGGCTGGTGTGTCCGACGCTGCGGTCGCAGTGGCAGTAGCAGGGCTGCTGGTAGATCAAGTTGGGGATGCGGGCCGCCAGCTTGTAGGCATGCGCCTGGAACGCATACTTCAGGCCGACCTTCTGCAGCGCCCGGCCGGAAAGAATCGGGGGCAGCTTTTCGCCCTTGTTCGGCGGAGCGTCGTGATACGCGGGCACGTCGAGGAACTGTGCCGAGGTGGTGATGGTCAGCAGGCAGACTGCAGCCAGGACCAGAACGCGCTTCCTTCCCAAATCCATGCTCCTCATTGTATCGGAACGCTTCGGATGAGATGCTCCTGCTACCCTTGGGGTTTCTGAAGCATCTAAGTCTCTGGATATAATGAGGCCCGTGAACGAACTCCCGCAGGCTCCGGAACGCACGCGCGTCGGGTCGCTGCTGCACACCTGGCTGCGCGACCTGGTGATCTCGGTCGGTATCTCCATCTTCATCATCATGTTCCTCTACCAGCCGGTGAAGGTGGAGGGCACCAGCATGCTGCCTGGGTTGGAAGACCAGGAGCGGATCTTCATCAACAAGTTCGTGTACCGGCTGGAGCCGATCGAACGCGGCGACGTGGTGGTGTTCCGCTATCCGCGCGACCCGGCCAAGAGCTACATCAAGCGCGTGATCGGCCTGGCCGGGGACCACATCCGGATCGTTGCCGGCCGCGTCTTCCTCAACGGGCGCCCCATCGACGAGCGCTACGTGCCGCGCGATTTCTACGACGCCCGCACGTACCCGGAGGTCATCGTCCCGCCACACACCTACTACGTGCTGGGCGACCATCGCAGCATGTCCAACGACAGCCGTGAATTCGGCCCCGTGGAGGAGCAGTACATCTATGGCAAGGCCGTCTTCGTCTACTGGCCGGTGGACAAGCTGGGCGTGCTCCGGTAGGCGGCCTTTTGCGTACACGTAAAAGCAGGTCCCTCACCGGAGACCTTGGGCTGAAGCCCAAGGCTACCAGTCGGCTCGGGATGACACTGTGTTAGGACTGCTAGACTGTTTCTGTGCCTCAGCTTTCGCGAGCCAAGGTAATCGTCACGTCGGCGCTGGTCGCGGTGATCGCGCTGGGATTCAGCTATTACGTCCTGCTGTTCTGCTACCTGGGATTCCT is from Terriglobia bacterium and encodes:
- a CDS encoding DUF2321 domain-containing protein, which translates into the protein MSDIKVVLKQTVLEGSAQPDLLQRVATVYLDGSEYRISAPPEAKGDALDWVSHFTVRQLVDFGSEIEIHDAIGVLALRATQEELEKGKRASKRALGAHPDGVHCSAQICLNGHVQHCDGASFESNVHCTRCGAPCIDECPRCKEPIRGADKYKPVDMYSRPQFCHACGRPYPWMEDRLNTARELLDHDDKLSLDDRKNLWGDLQYVMSDPRADLVPAKKKLIGIRLEKATEYVREAILDLIAKATAEVLKG
- a CDS encoding DUF5677 domain-containing protein; this encodes MSLYGFEDAATAFDQRHPHWATVMSRLGDAVNLAFARTQVMDTPIDKFVYFYGSLVAEDFMEVFLMAANGYGYGAMKLLRSMYEHAVTLKYLHDHPEELQAFFEFDRVQQYKLMKPILDTFGESALPAEMVADIERRYAEVKNRFMVKSCKSTICEEKRVGHTWSKLDFVSMAKKTGAIGSLIVPGYFFPLRHTHGTYRAMTERLELSNGQMGFKRESQPDEADQALITAHNCLFVALEVQEERFKIEGLRDAIQNAKRDWALVWSPESLARMEAESGAMGSVDNQ
- the glmU gene encoding bifunctional UDP-N-acetylglucosamine diphosphorylase/glucosamine-1-phosphate N-acetyltransferase GlmU gives rise to the protein MAAGKGTRLKSKYPKVLHEVGGKPMLAHVIAAANKVVPASDIYVIIGHEADRVRDKVGDTGVNFIVQEPQRGTGHAIMVARDALSKYDRFLVLSGDVPLIWAGTIERLRDFHRAQRAAMTILTAEIEKPHGYGRIIRKNGKGAEVSAIVEEKKLTPPQRKLREVNSGIYAFESKPLFARIGKLKTDNAHKEYYLTDMAALFVRAKLKVVALPAENPEEVLGSNTRLELSMLDQHMRMAKCYELMASGVSIYKPETCAIDADVKIAPDTVIEPFVQILGKSKIGSDCRIRSYTIIESSEIGDGVEVRAHCMLEQARVEARAIIGPFARLRPGSEIGEGAHIGNFVETKKARVGKGSKANHLTYLGDALIGDGVNIGAGTITCNFDGTEKHATVIDDGAFIGSDATLVAPVRIGRGAYVGAGSCITDDVPAESLAIGRGRQVVKEGWVRERREKEAGPKE
- a CDS encoding YvcK family protein, with the translated sequence MPVPKSGENPETARGLRVVAIGGGTGLSTLLKGLKEYVPAPGAIPGQGPYIAELSAIVTVTDDGGSSGRLRKEFNILPPGDIRNCMVAVAEDEALLSKLFQYRFPGGSGTGLEGHSFGNLFLTAMAAVTGDFAEAVKLSAGVLASRGHIYPATTSNVQLDALMVDGSRVQGETKITASRGRIAELRMVPADAEPIPEAIAAIERADLITVGPGSLFTSLATNMLVRAIPEAIAGSRAVKVFVCNLMTQANESLGLTAAEHIKAIYKHARQQIFAFALINRAPLSPHLKAKYALEGASQTVCDAAAIEELGVRVVAGDFLEEGPVARHATGRVAQALLNLACGVPVVTEPKSPGQGETSGAVRDRVNIGG
- a CDS encoding tetratricopeptide repeat protein — translated: MKKKAAAKVKRSSPKSKKHKTVARKSKRAAAPPHELQRKPSIMEDPRFSSAVQNYQAGLKAMQERKFERAKTFLQKVVEGPSRELADRAAIHFSICNQQMARTSTTFKTSEEHYDYAVALMNQGDYDEARTHLEKILKQNAKADYAIYGLAVLDCLQGRVEDSLRRLDQAIRLNPAHRIHARNDTDFQNLADDPRFTELLYPEPGPETPPATPSWKR
- a CDS encoding PCYCGC domain-containing protein — its product is MRSMDLGRKRVLVLAAVCLLTITTSAQFLDVPAYHDAPPNKGEKLPPILSGRALQKVGLKYAFQAHAYKLAARIPNLIYQQPCYCHCDRSVGHTSLHSCFAGDHGAHCGTCLQELFYAYKMNKAKKTPAQIREGIERSEWQQIDLQKALDIN
- the lepB gene encoding signal peptidase I, with amino-acid sequence MRPVNELPQAPERTRVGSLLHTWLRDLVISVGISIFIIMFLYQPVKVEGTSMLPGLEDQERIFINKFVYRLEPIERGDVVVFRYPRDPAKSYIKRVIGLAGDHIRIVAGRVFLNGRPIDERYVPRDFYDARTYPEVIVPPHTYYVLGDHRSMSNDSREFGPVEEQYIYGKAVFVYWPVDKLGVLR